In Paenibacillus sp. FSL R7-0345, a single window of DNA contains:
- a CDS encoding transglutaminase-like domain-containing protein — MLNSWIASLTEANVISILLLLVVLFSLLQGWSRGFSRAAGGLFGLLGTGLLTAAALLIAVPAALYMSPLAQSWAASVVLPDSRLSGWQQLYYTAVSVLEGSPLVRFFLLLLIAYTLIRPLLGLLFMFLPFRLPRRKERPRERRISQVSRLSGAAVGLAVGLVRGLVLVFALYIGVGLNPDSSFSRYVESSPIYSQSAAAVFEPIAGEDVRSRLPVLSKAVAAEMNDILRRKYEVIDHDISPDIEDAAADIAGQAADPEEKAKLLYDWIGSRITYDYAKADNYEQNGIWHEQTPVDTFGTRLGVCIDYARLYAVMGRSQGLQVRVVTGRGYDGQGGYGAHAWNEVYIPERQAWIPLDSTWAASGDWFNTKDFGETHIKEDVL, encoded by the coding sequence ATGCTGAACAGCTGGATAGCCAGCCTCACTGAAGCTAATGTCATCTCGATCCTGCTGCTGCTGGTTGTGCTCTTTTCCCTCCTCCAGGGCTGGAGCCGCGGCTTCAGCCGGGCGGCGGGCGGGCTGTTCGGCCTGCTGGGGACAGGCCTGCTGACTGCGGCGGCGCTGCTCATTGCCGTTCCTGCGGCGCTGTATATGTCTCCCTTAGCCCAGTCCTGGGCTGCGTCAGTCGTGCTGCCGGACAGCCGGCTTAGCGGTTGGCAGCAGCTGTACTATACCGCTGTTTCAGTGCTGGAGGGCTCGCCGCTGGTGCGGTTTTTCCTGCTGCTGCTGATAGCCTACACCCTGATCCGGCCGCTGCTCGGGCTGCTGTTCATGTTTCTGCCCTTCCGTCTCCCAAGGCGGAAGGAACGGCCGCGTGAACGGAGGATCAGCCAGGTCAGCCGGCTCAGCGGTGCTGCTGTCGGTCTTGCCGTGGGGCTGGTCCGCGGACTGGTACTGGTCTTCGCCCTTTATATAGGGGTAGGATTGAATCCCGACAGCAGCTTCAGCCGCTATGTCGAATCCTCCCCTATTTACAGCCAGAGCGCAGCAGCGGTATTTGAACCGATTGCCGGTGAGGATGTGCGCAGCAGGCTGCCTGTCCTGAGCAAGGCGGTAGCCGCCGAGATGAACGATATTCTCCGCCGCAAATATGAGGTGATTGATCATGACATCTCACCGGATATTGAGGATGCGGCGGCGGATATTGCCGGACAGGCTGCCGATCCGGAAGAGAAAGCGAAGCTGCTGTACGACTGGATCGGTTCGCGGATCACCTATGACTACGCCAAGGCGGACAATTATGAGCAGAACGGGATCTGGCATGAGCAGACGCCAGTGGACACGTTCGGTACCCGGCTGGGTGTCTGCATTGATTATGCGCGGCTGTATGCAGTTATGGGCCGTTCACAGGGGCTTCAGGTGCGTGTTGTCACCGGGCGCGGTTATGACGGGCAAGGCGGCTACGGGGCACATGCCTGGAACGAGGTCTATATTCCTGAAAGGCAGGCCTGGATTCCGCTTGATTCTACCTGGGCGGCCAGCGGAGACTGGTTCAACACCAAGGACTTCGGAGAAACGCATATTAAAGAGGACGTACTGTGA
- a CDS encoding MFS transporter, whose amino-acid sequence MKTALWLYLFLFLAFFDLHAQYPILTPFAMSLGAGPAFIGWMMGMYSLTHLPGNLLAGVLVDKNGSRRYIVFSLVTAGLILLLQAYAQLPWHLLALRAASGFALAFLSPACMTLLASLSDNSETQGKYMSGHGIIHTLASVVSPAAGAYIVHKAGYSGTFSTLGWLLIATGLMALVSVPKHSPARARAVQPQPQSALAEPPRAALKETKTSRRYYLLPFFISCSQGVLFFELPLSQGQDGMVSTGVLLSLMSLGALATLSLMFLNRLSPAVRIACALLGMALCFFTLAAFDSIPAGAVLFVLGAAKGVLFPAMASLFISLGNGGRLGRTFSLQSIAMSLGAFAGPVAAGQLRGYVSPYFIAFVLLMTAILLLPPKGDSLHSSYRPGLNTPAA is encoded by the coding sequence TTGAAAACCGCACTGTGGCTTTATCTGTTTCTGTTTCTGGCTTTTTTTGATCTGCACGCCCAGTATCCGATTCTGACCCCGTTTGCCATGTCGCTCGGTGCGGGTCCCGCCTTCATCGGCTGGATGATGGGCATGTATTCGCTGACCCACCTGCCCGGCAATCTGCTGGCAGGCGTACTGGTCGACAAGAATGGCAGCCGGCGCTACATTGTGTTCAGCCTTGTGACAGCCGGCTTAATACTGCTGCTGCAGGCTTACGCCCAGCTCCCCTGGCACCTGCTCGCGCTGCGGGCAGCCAGCGGCTTTGCGCTTGCCTTCCTCTCCCCGGCCTGCATGACGCTGCTGGCTTCGCTGTCGGATAATTCAGAAACGCAGGGTAAATACATGTCCGGACACGGCATTATTCATACCCTTGCCTCCGTGGTTTCTCCGGCAGCAGGTGCCTATATTGTGCACAAGGCCGGCTATTCCGGCACCTTCAGCACACTGGGCTGGCTGCTGATTGCCACCGGGCTTATGGCTCTGGTCAGCGTACCGAAACATTCGCCTGCCCGTGCCCGCGCCGTGCAGCCGCAGCCGCAGTCTGCACTGGCCGAACCGCCCCGTGCAGCCCTTAAAGAAACAAAAACCAGCCGGCGGTATTATCTGCTTCCGTTCTTTATCTCCTGCTCGCAGGGCGTCCTGTTCTTTGAACTCCCGCTGTCCCAGGGCCAGGACGGGATGGTATCTACCGGTGTGCTGCTCTCCCTGATGAGCCTCGGGGCGCTGGCCACACTCAGCCTGATGTTTCTAAACCGCCTGTCCCCGGCGGTCCGCATCGCTTGCGCCCTGCTCGGAATGGCGCTGTGCTTCTTTACTCTCGCAGCCTTTGACAGTATACCGGCAGGCGCCGTCCTGTTTGTGCTGGGAGCCGCAAAGGGTGTACTGTTTCCGGCGATGGCCTCCCTGTTCATCAGCCTTGGAAATGGCGGCCGGCTGGGCCGCACCTTCTCGCTGCAGTCGATCGCCATGTCGCTTGGCGCTTTTGCCGGACCGGTCGCCGCCGGGCAGCTGCGCGGATATGTCTCGCCTTATTTCATTGCCTTTGTGCTGCTTATGACCGCGATCCTGCTGCTCCCGCCTAAAGGGGACAGCCTGCATTCATCATATCGTCCCGGCTTAAACACTCCGGCAGCATGA
- a CDS encoding DNA primase produces the protein MSITIIVEGKNDKSRLRRVLSPEVDIMCTFGTLNTLKLDSLRRKIGDGEVYLYMDNDSSGKKIRGILRDAFPDAVHIYTRKGYAGVEGTPDEYSITQLEKAGLEEYIIYPQPLPYPDR, from the coding sequence ATGTCCATTACCATTATAGTCGAAGGCAAAAACGACAAGAGCCGGCTGCGCCGCGTGCTTAGTCCGGAGGTCGACATTATGTGTACCTTCGGTACGCTAAATACGCTGAAACTGGATTCCCTGCGCCGAAAAATCGGGGACGGCGAAGTATACCTTTACATGGATAATGACAGCTCCGGCAAAAAAATCCGCGGCATTCTGCGTGACGCATTCCCGGATGCCGTTCATATCTATACCCGCAAAGGGTACGCCGGTGTAGAAGGCACTCCGGATGAATACAGCATTACCCAGCTTGAAAAGGCCGGTCTGGAGGAGTACATCATCTATCCGCAGCCGCTTCCATATCCTGATAGGTAA
- a CDS encoding SCO family protein, with protein MQTLKRYKWTWLLLLIALGLAVFLAVNSMGLAKSKLPVIGEVQDFSLENVDGKQITLADTQGKARLVYFFFTECPDVCPITTYMLSETQDLLAKEGSFGKDTAFVSISFDPENDTREAIRTFADRFHADYNGWYFLRGDQEQVRKLASDSFKVLIYGNNKDNFAHANLIGLVDRNNQLRGLYDAGDTENITPEFLADSLKKLARD; from the coding sequence GTGCAAACCTTGAAGCGTTACAAATGGACCTGGCTGCTGCTTTTGATTGCCTTAGGTCTGGCGGTTTTTCTGGCAGTCAACTCAATGGGGCTGGCCAAAAGCAAGCTGCCGGTTATCGGGGAAGTACAGGACTTCTCTCTGGAAAATGTAGACGGTAAACAGATTACGCTGGCAGATACGCAAGGGAAGGCGCGGCTGGTGTATTTCTTTTTTACCGAGTGTCCCGATGTATGTCCTATTACTACGTATATGCTGTCGGAAACCCAGGATCTGTTGGCTAAGGAAGGCAGCTTCGGCAAGGATACGGCGTTTGTCTCGATCTCCTTCGACCCCGAGAATGATACACGCGAAGCCATCAGGACGTTCGCTGACCGTTTTCATGCGGATTATAACGGCTGGTACTTTCTGCGGGGCGATCAGGAGCAGGTGCGCAAGCTGGCATCAGACTCCTTCAAGGTGCTTATCTACGGGAACAACAAGGATAACTTTGCCCATGCCAATCTGATCGGTCTGGTAGACCGGAACAATCAGCTGCGCGGCCTGTATGATGCGGGGGATACGGAGAATATAACGCCTGAGTTCCTTGCAGATTCCCTGAAGAAGCTGGCCCGTGATTAA
- the cyoE gene encoding heme o synthase has protein sequence MDNQLRYQASSDSAGAKAKSPREGAGWRDFITVTKPGIIRSNLIAAFAGYWVASGWDVQYGKLILTLLGTMLVMASACVFNNYFDRDLDMKMERTRERGLPTGRLKPNVVLMYAIGLGIAGMAVLFAFCGVLAGLFGIVGVFVYVVVYTLWLKRTSTWSTSVGAISGAMPPVIGYVAVTGKVDLGAWLLFAMLFLWQPPHFWALGIRRKEEYRAAGFPLLPVVKGVRRTKFQMIPYVALLLPVPVLMYAYDYAGIFYLVISLGLSVAWLYLTIIGFKAKDDDAWAKKNFFFSINYLTVSLIALVLNTIHG, from the coding sequence GTGGACAATCAATTGAGATATCAGGCCTCTTCCGATTCCGCAGGAGCAAAGGCCAAGTCGCCCCGGGAGGGCGCCGGCTGGCGCGATTTTATTACAGTAACCAAGCCGGGCATTATCCGCTCCAACCTGATCGCTGCCTTTGCGGGCTACTGGGTGGCATCGGGCTGGGATGTGCAGTACGGCAAATTAATCCTGACGCTCCTTGGAACGATGCTCGTAATGGCTTCGGCCTGTGTGTTTAACAACTATTTCGACCGTGATCTGGATATGAAAATGGAACGGACACGCGAGCGCGGGCTGCCAACCGGCAGGCTGAAACCTAATGTAGTGCTGATGTATGCCATCGGGCTGGGTATAGCCGGTATGGCTGTACTGTTTGCCTTCTGCGGCGTCCTGGCCGGACTGTTCGGCATTGTCGGCGTGTTCGTGTATGTTGTTGTTTATACGCTTTGGCTCAAAAGAACTTCAACCTGGAGCACCTCGGTCGGTGCCATCTCCGGCGCAATGCCGCCGGTTATCGGATATGTCGCCGTTACGGGCAAGGTTGATCTTGGCGCCTGGCTGCTGTTCGCCATGCTTTTCCTGTGGCAGCCGCCCCATTTCTGGGCTCTGGGCATCCGCCGCAAAGAGGAGTACAGAGCTGCAGGCTTTCCGCTGCTCCCGGTAGTAAAGGGAGTCCGGCGCACTAAGTTTCAGATGATTCCTTATGTAGCGCTGCTGCTGCCTGTTCCAGTGCTCATGTATGCATATGATTATGCAGGGATTTTTTATCTCGTCATATCACTTGGTTTGTCTGTTGCCTGGCTGTACCTGACTATAATCGGCTTTAAGGCAAAGGATGATGATGCCTGGGCCAAGAAAAATTTCTTTTTCTCCATTAACTACCTCACTGTCAGTCTGATCGCGCTTGTACTGAATACGATCCACGGATAA
- a CDS encoding metal-dependent hydrolase encodes MDTATHFVMGLGLAGLSFVDPVVASQPTLAGAVMIATVLASQAPDADTALRLKNNAVYIRNHRGITHSLPFLLLWPALITVVIGPLFGFTDLQALGHIALWSFIGVAVHVFTDLFNTYGTQAARPFTEKWVAWNIIHIFDPFIFGSHAAAIILWISGIVPPAPLFTILYICVAAYYVWRTVVHARITHNIRNKDMHHDTGDRYIVIPSISPTRWNVVKAKTDGSYNVGVLNGGRLEWFKHAVCSTHPAVEHSKSHPDVQAFLYFTSYAVAEVEELSSGYIVRWGDVRYLHRKQFPFVAVLAMDSEYHVLNTYVGWLSSEKLEERFAIDPGSMKL; translated from the coding sequence ATGGATACAGCAACACATTTTGTAATGGGCCTCGGACTTGCCGGACTATCCTTCGTTGATCCTGTCGTGGCCTCGCAGCCTACCCTGGCCGGAGCCGTCATGATCGCCACTGTACTGGCTTCTCAAGCCCCGGATGCCGACACTGCACTGCGTCTTAAAAATAATGCCGTGTACATCCGCAACCACCGGGGAATCACCCATTCACTGCCCTTCCTCCTGCTGTGGCCGGCTTTGATTACCGTCGTAATCGGCCCGTTATTCGGCTTTACGGATCTGCAGGCTTTAGGCCATATTGCGCTCTGGAGCTTTATCGGCGTAGCCGTCCATGTCTTCACAGATCTGTTTAACACCTATGGAACCCAGGCTGCCCGCCCGTTCACCGAGAAATGGGTCGCGTGGAACATCATCCATATCTTTGATCCGTTCATCTTTGGCAGCCATGCAGCTGCGATCATTCTCTGGATTAGCGGTATTGTGCCTCCGGCTCCGCTGTTCACCATCCTGTATATCTGCGTAGCTGCTTATTATGTCTGGCGGACGGTTGTGCATGCCCGGATCACACACAATATCAGGAACAAGGATATGCACCATGATACCGGTGACCGCTATATTGTTATCCCTTCAATCTCGCCGACGCGCTGGAATGTGGTTAAAGCCAAGACCGACGGCAGCTACAATGTCGGTGTGTTGAATGGAGGACGGCTGGAATGGTTCAAGCATGCTGTATGCTCCACCCACCCGGCAGTAGAGCATTCCAAGTCACATCCCGATGTCCAGGCCTTTCTGTATTTTACTTCCTATGCCGTGGCCGAAGTCGAGGAACTCTCCTCCGGTTATATTGTACGCTGGGGGGATGTACGTTATTTACACCGCAAGCAATTCCCTTTCGTGGCAGTGCTGGCTATGGACAGTGAATATCATGTGCTTAACACCTATGTCGGCTGGCTCAGCAGCGAAAAGCTGGAGGAACGGTTCGCCATTGATCCCGGTTCAATGAAGCTGTAG
- the trpS gene encoding tryptophan--tRNA ligase gives MAKKVLSGIQPSGSLTLGNYIGAIKNFVKLQQEHECFFMVVDLHAITVAQDPAALRENSQSVAALYLAAGIDPKISNVYMQSHVPQHAELGWILTTLTAMGELERMTQFKDKSSGKDSVGAGLFVYPSLMAADILVYNADLVPVGEDQKQHLELTRDLAGRFNHRFGDFFTVPAPYIPEVGARIMSLDDASKKMSKSNPNAGSFIALLDPPDVIRKKISRATTDSGREVVYDPANKPEISNLMSIYAECSGLSLQQIADQYEGQMYGGFKKNLGEVLVATLEPLQQRYQEIRSSGMLDEILAQGAERARSVASQTLAEVKERMGFLPYR, from the coding sequence ATGGCAAAAAAAGTATTGTCGGGCATTCAGCCCAGCGGTTCCCTGACTCTCGGCAACTATATCGGAGCGATTAAAAATTTCGTGAAACTGCAGCAGGAGCATGAATGCTTCTTTATGGTGGTGGATCTGCACGCCATTACAGTGGCCCAGGACCCTGCTGCACTGCGTGAAAATTCTCAGTCGGTTGCAGCGCTCTATCTTGCCGCAGGGATTGATCCGAAAATTTCCAACGTGTATATGCAGTCACATGTACCCCAGCACGCAGAGCTGGGCTGGATTCTGACCACATTGACCGCTATGGGCGAGCTGGAAAGGATGACGCAGTTCAAGGACAAATCCTCCGGCAAAGATTCGGTTGGCGCAGGCCTGTTCGTATATCCGTCGCTGATGGCGGCTGATATCCTTGTCTACAACGCTGATCTCGTGCCGGTAGGGGAAGACCAGAAGCAGCATCTGGAATTGACCCGTGACCTGGCGGGACGCTTTAACCACCGCTTTGGCGATTTCTTCACTGTTCCCGCCCCGTACATTCCGGAAGTAGGCGCACGGATCATGTCACTGGACGATGCAAGCAAAAAAATGAGCAAGAGCAATCCTAATGCCGGCAGCTTTATTGCACTGCTCGATCCGCCTGATGTGATCCGTAAAAAAATCAGCCGGGCGACAACGGATTCAGGGCGTGAGGTTGTATACGATCCGGCGAACAAGCCGGAGATCAGCAATCTAATGAGCATTTATGCAGAGTGCTCCGGCCTGAGCCTGCAGCAGATTGCCGATCAGTATGAAGGGCAGATGTACGGGGGCTTCAAAAAGAATCTGGGCGAGGTGCTGGTGGCTACACTGGAGCCGCTGCAGCAGCGGTATCAGGAAATCCGCAGCTCGGGTATGCTGGATGAGATTCTGGCCCAGGGTGCAGAACGCGCCCGCAGCGTAGCCTCCCAGACGCTCGCTGAAGTGAAGGAACGGATGGGCTTCCTGCCATACCGTTAA
- a CDS encoding aldose 1-epimerase codes for MKQVTKGQWGGYDTYILHSRELEVTLLPRLGNNVISLWDRKEERQILRTPDENDLAFYMQKPYHFGIPLLVPPGRIRKGQFKFAGTSYQFEQNSSGDHHIHGLHRTQSWCVSDIEEDEDGCAVTTEFNTANDDNWMAQFPVPLRLEMTFRLQDARLQQTLKVTHLGDTSIPFGIGYHTWFMIDGQPQRWKLCLPAESIYELNEELLPSGNLLPLGTLDSLNQGMSLTGKDLDTVLRTGGQLPSEALLMREDGYGIRYTADKDYFRHWVIYTKGLADQYLCAEPYTWLPDAPNLDRDAGFTGLITLKPGETLTLPSTLEIIYPKL; via the coding sequence ATGAAACAGGTGACCAAAGGACAGTGGGGCGGTTATGATACCTACATTCTGCATAGCCGTGAACTGGAAGTCACGCTTCTGCCCCGTCTGGGGAACAACGTGATTTCCTTATGGGACCGTAAGGAAGAACGGCAGATCCTGCGCACGCCTGATGAAAACGACTTGGCTTTTTATATGCAGAAGCCTTACCATTTCGGCATTCCGCTGTTAGTTCCGCCAGGACGTATCCGCAAGGGCCAGTTCAAGTTCGCAGGCACCAGCTACCAGTTCGAGCAGAACTCGTCAGGAGACCATCACATTCACGGCCTGCACCGGACCCAGTCCTGGTGTGTCAGCGACATTGAAGAAGACGAGGACGGCTGTGCGGTAACGACTGAATTTAATACAGCTAATGACGACAACTGGATGGCCCAGTTTCCTGTACCGCTGCGTCTGGAAATGACCTTCCGGCTGCAGGATGCCAGACTCCAGCAGACGCTGAAGGTCACTCATTTAGGAGACACAAGCATTCCTTTCGGGATCGGCTATCACACCTGGTTTATGATTGACGGGCAGCCGCAGCGCTGGAAGCTCTGCCTGCCGGCTGAGAGCATCTATGAACTGAATGAAGAGCTGCTGCCAAGCGGCAATCTGCTTCCACTGGGTACACTGGATTCTTTAAATCAGGGAATGAGCCTGACAGGCAAGGATCTGGATACTGTACTGAGAACCGGTGGACAGCTGCCGTCTGAAGCCCTGCTGATGAGAGAAGACGGCTACGGTATCCGTTACACCGCAGATAAGGACTATTTCCGCCACTGGGTCATCTATACAAAAGGACTGGCTGATCAGTATCTGTGCGCCGAGCCCTATACCTGGCTGCCGGATGCGCCTAATCTTGACAGGGATGCCGGCTTTACCGGACTGATTACCCTGAAGCCCGGCGAAACCCTGACCCTGCCGAGCACACTTGAAATCATTTATCCCAAACTTTGA
- a CDS encoding alpha/beta-type small acid-soluble spore protein, protein MGQAGQQGRGSRSNNLVVPQANAALQQLKFEAAQELGVTIPQDGYYGNYTSRETGSLGGYITKRLVQLAEQQLSGRA, encoded by the coding sequence ATGGGTCAAGCAGGTCAACAAGGTCGTGGAAGCCGTTCTAATAACCTGGTCGTTCCACAAGCGAATGCAGCGCTGCAGCAGTTGAAATTTGAAGCAGCACAGGAGCTTGGTGTAACGATTCCTCAAGATGGTTACTACGGTAACTACACTTCCCGCGAAACCGGTTCTTTGGGAGGTTACATCACCAAACGTCTGGTACAACTGGCAGAGCAACAGCTTTCCGGTCGTGCGTAG
- a CDS encoding O-methyltransferase — MLRTEQLSLARQVDLVFKELQEELSGLSSGTVFMQIRNNVIGKFGIRHNPLSGRSGTFTDGQDGLTSVQQSSFRLMALESLKYKRRWTHGEISYEFAVRQGMVVVDAVLESNYNMANLMIRAPRGPHSGEMPDQYFG, encoded by the coding sequence ATGCTACGGACGGAACAGTTATCACTGGCAAGACAGGTGGATTTGGTATTCAAGGAACTGCAGGAGGAACTATCCGGGCTAAGCTCAGGCACTGTGTTCATGCAGATCAGAAATAATGTCATCGGTAAGTTCGGGATCCGCCATAATCCCTTGTCCGGACGCAGTGGCACCTTCACGGATGGACAGGACGGGTTAACCTCTGTCCAGCAATCTTCATTCCGGCTGATGGCACTGGAGAGCCTGAAGTACAAGCGCCGCTGGACTCATGGCGAAATAAGCTATGAATTTGCTGTCCGCCAGGGAATGGTGGTTGTTGACGCGGTTCTTGAGTCCAACTACAACATGGCAAATCTCATGATCCGTGCTCCGCGCGGTCCGCATTCCGGAGAAATGCCCGACCAGTACTTCGGCTGA